The Takifugu flavidus isolate HTHZ2018 chromosome 17, ASM371156v2, whole genome shotgun sequence genome contains a region encoding:
- the adcyap1a gene encoding adenylate cyclase activating polypeptide 1a isoform X1 yields the protein MSSKATLAFLICGVIMHYSVICSPVGLSFPSVRLDSEVYDDGGNSLQSLDYDRDMEVRSPPSVADDLYSFYYAPEKRTERHADGMFNKAYRKALGQLSARKYLHSLMAKRVGGGNTLEDSSEPLSKRHSDGIFTDSYSRYRKQMAVKKYLAAVLGKSLEDVVLHQILQDIDIDALPDGDEFEAFLGDWLKRFYPKFPVSFRLVPDAESS from the exons ATGTCTAGTAAAGCGACTTTAGCTTTCCTCATCTGTGGGGTCATAATGCACTACAGCGTCATCTGCTCACCTGTGGGGCTTAGCTTTCCCAGTGTTAG ACTCGACAGTGAAGTTTATGATGACGGTGGGAATTCCCTACAGTCTCTGGATTATGACAGAGACATGGAAGTGAGGAGTCCTCCGTCTGTCGCTGACGACCTCTACTCCTTCTATTACGCACCAGAGAAAAG AACGGAAAGACACGCAGACGGCATGTTTAATAAAGCCTACAGGAAGGCGCTGGGTCAGTTATCAGCCAGGAAATATCTGCATTCTCTGATGGCAAAACGTGTAGG CGGTGGGAATACCCTGGAGGACAGCTCGGAGCCCCTCTCCAAGCGACACTCAGACGGGATCTTTACAGACAGCTACAGCCGCTACCGAAAGCAAATGGCGGTCAAGAAGTACCTGGCGGCGGTCCTTGGGAAAAG CCTTGAAGACGTAGTTTTACACCAAATCCTACAAGACATAGACATTGACGCCCTCCCGGACGGGGATGAGTTTGAGGCGTTCTTGGGAGACTGGCTGAAACGGTTCTATCCGAAATTCCCGGTGAGTTTCAGGCTCGTTCCTGACGCCGAGTCCTCGTGA
- the adcyap1a gene encoding adenylate cyclase activating polypeptide 1a isoform X2, which yields MSSKATLAFLICGVIMHYSVICSPVGLSFPSVRLDSEVYDDGGNSLQSLDYDRDMEVRSPPSVADDLYSFYYAPEKSGGNTLEDSSEPLSKRHSDGIFTDSYSRYRKQMAVKKYLAAVLGKSLEDVVLHQILQDIDIDALPDGDEFEAFLGDWLKRFYPKFPVSFRLVPDAESS from the exons ATGTCTAGTAAAGCGACTTTAGCTTTCCTCATCTGTGGGGTCATAATGCACTACAGCGTCATCTGCTCACCTGTGGGGCTTAGCTTTCCCAGTGTTAG ACTCGACAGTGAAGTTTATGATGACGGTGGGAATTCCCTACAGTCTCTGGATTATGACAGAGACATGGAAGTGAGGAGTCCTCCGTCTGTCGCTGACGACCTCTACTCCTTCTATTACGCACCAGAGAAAAG CGGTGGGAATACCCTGGAGGACAGCTCGGAGCCCCTCTCCAAGCGACACTCAGACGGGATCTTTACAGACAGCTACAGCCGCTACCGAAAGCAAATGGCGGTCAAGAAGTACCTGGCGGCGGTCCTTGGGAAAAG CCTTGAAGACGTAGTTTTACACCAAATCCTACAAGACATAGACATTGACGCCCTCCCGGACGGGGATGAGTTTGAGGCGTTCTTGGGAGACTGGCTGAAACGGTTCTATCCGAAATTCCCGGTGAGTTTCAGGCTCGTTCCTGACGCCGAGTCCTCGTGA
- the adcyap1a gene encoding adenylate cyclase activating polypeptide 1a isoform X3, which produces MSSKATLAFLICGVIMHYSVICSPVGLSFPSVRLDSEVYDDGGNSLQSLDYDRDMEVRSPPSVADDLYSFYYAPEKRTERHADGMFNKAYRKALGQLSARKYLHSLMAKRVGGGNTLEDSSEPLSKRHSDGIFTDSYSRYRKQMAVKKYLAAVLGKRYRQRIRNKGRRMAYL; this is translated from the exons ATGTCTAGTAAAGCGACTTTAGCTTTCCTCATCTGTGGGGTCATAATGCACTACAGCGTCATCTGCTCACCTGTGGGGCTTAGCTTTCCCAGTGTTAG ACTCGACAGTGAAGTTTATGATGACGGTGGGAATTCCCTACAGTCTCTGGATTATGACAGAGACATGGAAGTGAGGAGTCCTCCGTCTGTCGCTGACGACCTCTACTCCTTCTATTACGCACCAGAGAAAAG AACGGAAAGACACGCAGACGGCATGTTTAATAAAGCCTACAGGAAGGCGCTGGGTCAGTTATCAGCCAGGAAATATCTGCATTCTCTGATGGCAAAACGTGTAGG CGGTGGGAATACCCTGGAGGACAGCTCGGAGCCCCTCTCCAAGCGACACTCAGACGGGATCTTTACAGACAGCTACAGCCGCTACCGAAAGCAAATGGCGGTCAAGAAGTACCTGGCGGCGGTCCTTGGGAAAAGGTATAGACAGAGAATTAGGAACAAAGGACGTCGGATGGCGTACTTGTAG
- the adcyap1a gene encoding adenylate cyclase activating polypeptide 1a isoform X4 — translation MSSKATLAFLICGVIMHYSVICSPVGLSFPSVRLDSEVYDDGGNSLQSLDYDRDMEVRSPPSVADDLYSFYYAPEKSGGNTLEDSSEPLSKRHSDGIFTDSYSRYRKQMAVKKYLAAVLGKRYRQRIRNKGRRMAYL, via the exons ATGTCTAGTAAAGCGACTTTAGCTTTCCTCATCTGTGGGGTCATAATGCACTACAGCGTCATCTGCTCACCTGTGGGGCTTAGCTTTCCCAGTGTTAG ACTCGACAGTGAAGTTTATGATGACGGTGGGAATTCCCTACAGTCTCTGGATTATGACAGAGACATGGAAGTGAGGAGTCCTCCGTCTGTCGCTGACGACCTCTACTCCTTCTATTACGCACCAGAGAAAAG CGGTGGGAATACCCTGGAGGACAGCTCGGAGCCCCTCTCCAAGCGACACTCAGACGGGATCTTTACAGACAGCTACAGCCGCTACCGAAAGCAAATGGCGGTCAAGAAGTACCTGGCGGCGGTCCTTGGGAAAAGGTATAGACAGAGAATTAGGAACAAAGGACGTCGGATGGCGTACTTGTAG
- the LOC130513800 gene encoding tyrosine-protein kinase yes-like — MGCIKSKEEKGPTMKYRPENSMMADPNAAAASQAGHYGPDPTQLQQNQVPSSSSGNVGVNFNHSITPFGGSSSAMTPFGGVSSSFTGPVSNSFSGAVSSGVTFFVALYDYEARTSDDLSFTKGDRFQIINNTEGDWWEARSITTGRTGYIPSNYVAPADSIQAEEWYFGKMGRKDAERLLLIPGNHRGTFLVRESETTKGAYSLSIRDWEEAKGDNVKHYKIRKLDSGGYYITTRVQFDALQKLVKHYTEHADGLCHRLTTVCPTVKPQTQGLAKDAWEIPRESLRLEIKLGQGCFGEVWMGTWNGTTKVAIKTLKTGTMSPEAFLQEAQIMKKLRHDKLVPLYAVVSEEPIYIVTEYMAKGSLLDFLKEGDGKFLKLPLLVDMAAQIADGMAFIERMNYIHRDLRAANILVGDNLVCKIADFGLARLIEDNEYTARQGAKFPIKWTAPEAALYGRFTIKSDVWSFGILLTELVTKGRVPYPGMVNREVLEQVERGYRMPCPQGCPESLHEMMKLCWKKDPDERPTFEYLQSFLEDYFTATEPQYQPGENL; from the exons ATGGGATGCATAAAGAGCAAGGAGGAAAAAGGCCCCACTATGAAGTACCGTCCAGAGAACTCCATGATGGCAGACcccaacgccgccgccgcctctcaGGCGGGTCATTACGGGCCGGATCCcactcagctgcagcagaaccaggtcCCCTCGTCCTCGTCGGGAAACGTGGGCGTGAACTTCAACCACTCAATCACGCCATTTGGGGGATCTTCATCTGCCATGACTCCCTTCGGAGGGGTGTCATCGTCCTTCACCGGTCCAGTGTCCAACTCCTTCTCCGGGGCTGTTTCAA GTGGGGTTACCTTCTTCGTGGCTTTATATGACTACGAAGCTCGGACCTCGGACGATCTGTCCTTTACAAAAGGAGACCGCTTTCAGATCATCAACAACAC AGAGGGAGATTGGTGGGAGGCCCGCTCCATCACCACAGGGAGGACAGGCTACATCCCCAGCAATTACGTGGCCCCTGCCGACTCCATCCAGGCTGAAGA GTGGTATTTTGGTAAAATGGGGCGCAAAGATGCTGAGAGATTGCTGCTGATCCCAGGGAACCATCGAGGAACTTTCCTGGTGCGGGAAAGCGAAACCACTAAAG GAGCTTATTCCCTGTCCATCAGAGACTGGGAGGAGGCCAAAGGAGACAACGTGAAACACTACAAGATCCGCAAGCTGGACAGCGGCGGCTACTACATCACCACCAGGGTGCAGTTCGACGCGTTACAGAAGCTCGTCAAACACTACACGG AGCACGCCGACGGGCTCTGCCACAGGCTGACCACGGTGTGCCCCACGGTGAAGCCTCAGACCCAGGGACTGGCTAAGGACGCCTGGGAGATTCCCCGGGAGTCCCTGCGACTGGAGATCAAACTGGGCCAGGGCTGCTTCGGCGAGGTGTGGATGG GCACGTGGAACGGTACCACTAAGGTGGCCATCAAGACCCTGAAGACGGGCACCATGTCGCCCGAGGCCTTCCTCCAGGAGGCTCAGATCATGAAGAAGCTCAGACACGACAAGCTGGTGCCTCTTTACGCCGTGGTGTCTGAGGAGCCCATCTACATCGTCACAGAGTACATGGCCAAAG GAAGTTTGCTCGACTTCCTCAAAGAGGGTGATGGCAAATTCCTGAAGCTCCCTCTGTTGGTGGACATGGCTGCGCAG ATCGCTGACGGCATGGCGTTCATCGAGAGGATGAACTACATCCACAGGGACCTGCGAGCCGCCAACATCCTCGTGGGAGACAACCTTGTATGCAAGATTGCTGACTTCGGTCTGGCCAGGTTGATCGAGGACAACGAGTACACGGCGAGGCAAG GAGCCAAATTCCCCATTAAATGGACAGCGCCTGAGGCTGCCCTGTATGGACGCTTCACCATCAAGTCAGACGTCTGGTCCTTTGGGATCTTACTCACCGAGCTTGTGACCAAAGGAAGGGTGCCGTATCCAG GCATGGTTAACCGTGAGgtgctggagcaggtggagcgaGGCTACCGTATGCCCTGCCCCCAGGGGTGCCCCGAGTCCCTGCACGAGATGATGAAGCTCTGCTGGAAGAAAGACCCGGACGAAAGGCCCACGTTCGAGTACCTGCAGTCCTTCCTAGAGGACTATTTCACAGCCACGGAGCCACAATACCAACCTGGAGAAAACCTATAG
- the enosf1 gene encoding LOW QUALITY PROTEIN: mitochondrial enolase superfamily member 1 (The sequence of the model RefSeq protein was modified relative to this genomic sequence to represent the inferred CDS: inserted 1 base in 1 codon), whose translation MLHKIVKLTVMDVRFPTSSEQHGSDAMHTDPDYSAAYVVIETECGLKGFGLTFTLGKGTEIVVCAVEALAKLVVGMSWQEIVSDFRGFYRLLTSESQLRWLGPEKGVIHLASAAVLNAVWDLWARAEGKPLWKLLVDMDPKQVVSCIDFRYITDALTEEEALDILLKAREGRQQREDQMLREGYPAYTTSCAWLGYSDELLTQLCTDALQKGWTKFKVKVGADLEDDRRRCRLLREIIGQSNTLMIDANQRWDVAEAIRWVSSLAEFNPLWIEEPTCPDDILGHAAISKALAPLGIGVASGEQCQNRVMFKQFLQASALQXVQIDSCRLGSINENLAVLLMAHKFQVPVCPHAGGVGLCELVQHLSLFDYICVSGSLTNRMCEYVDHLHEHFASPVVIRNGHYMPPKDLGYSCEMLASSVQAHRYPEGDVWKANTSK comes from the exons ATGTTGCACAAAATCGTGAAATTGACTGTAATGGACGTGAGATTTCCCACGTCTTCGGAGCAGCACGGTTCGGATGCAATG CACACCGACCCGGATTATTCGGCCGCTTATGTGGTGATCGAAACGGAGTGCGGACTGAAAGGTTTCGGCCTAACTTTCACTCTTGGAAAAGGCACCGAGATTG TGGTGTGTGCTGTTGAGGCACTGGCCAAACTGGTCGTTGGAATGTCCTGGCAGGAGATCGTCAGTGACTTTCGTGGGTTTTACCGACTCTTGACCAGTGAGAGCCAATTGAGATGG TTAGGTCCAGAGAAAGGAGTGATCCACCTGGCCAGTGCTGCAGTCCTGAATGCTGTGTGGGACCTGTGGGCCAGAGCAGAGGGCAAG CCGCTGTGGAAGCTGCTTGTTGACATG GATCCCAAACAGGTCGTCTCCTGCATTGACTTCAGGTACATCACCGATgctctgacagaggaggaggctctAG ACATACTTCTGAAAGCACGAGAGGGCCGGCAGCAGAGAG AGGATCAGATGCTGAGAGAGGGTTACCCTGCCTACACTACCTCCTGCGCATGGCTGGGATACTCGGACGAGCTGCTCACGCAG ctctgcacagaTGCGCTTCAGAAGGGATGGACCAAATTCAAGGTGAAAGTCGGCGCCGATTTAGAAGACGACAGACGCCGTTGCCGCCTCTTACGAGAGATAATCGGCCAAAGTAACACCCTG ATGATCGACGCTAACCAGAGGTGGGATGTAGCTGAGGCCATCAGGTGGGTGTCCAGCCTGGCTGAGTTCAACCCTCTCTGGATCGAGGAGCCCACGTGTCCAGATGACATCCTGGGTCACGCTGCTATTTCCAAG GCTTTGGCTCCACTGGGGATCGGTGTGGCATCGGGAGAGCAG TGTCAGAACAGGGTGATGTTTAAGCAGTTCCTCCAGGCCTCGGCCCTCC TTGTCCAGATAGACAGCTGTCGCCTGGGCAGCATCAACGAGAACCTGGCCGTGCTCCTGATGGCGCACAAGTTCCAGG ttcctgtctgtcctcatGCGGGGGGGGTCGGCCTCTGCGAGCTTGTGCAGCATCTGAGTCTGTTTGACTACATCTGTGTGTCCGGAAGCCTCACTAACCG GATGTGTGAATATGTCGATCACCTCCATGAACACTTTGCCAGTCCTGTGGTGATTCGCAACGGCCACTACATGCCCCCCAAG GATTTGGGATATTCTTGTGAGATGCTGGCATCATCGGTGCAGGCTCACCGCTACCCAGAGGGAGACGTGTGGAAGGCAAACACAAGCAAATGA
- the tyms gene encoding thymidylate synthase — MPATLDTHFEEKLTERVCKSEEESNNTAASNTKNVGFFCDERGYLDQIDYIIKHGKKKGDRTGTGVISVFGSQARYSLRGQFPLLTTKKVFWRGILEELLWFIKGSTNAKELSEKGVKIWEANGSRAFLDNLGLTDREEGDLGPVYGFQWRHFGAEYTNMHADYTGQGIDQLQKVIDTIKKNPDDRRILMCAWNPKDLPSMALPPCHALCQFYVCDGELSCQLYQRSGDMGLGVPFNIASYALLTYMIAHITGLQPGDFVHTLGDAHVYSNHIDPLKEQLQRDIRPFPKLKILRNVEKIDDFCAEDFEIQDYNPHPPIKMQMAV; from the exons ATGCCCGCTACCTTAGACACACACTTCGAGGAGAAACTCACGGAACGTGTATGTAAGAGCGAGGAAGAGTCGAACAACACCGCGGCATCGAACACGAAAAACGTCGGATTCTTTTGCGATGAGCGTGGGTATCTGGATCAGATCGACTATATAATAAAGCACGGCAAGAAAAAGGGTGACAGAACCGGTACCGGAGTCATCTCTGTGTTCGGCTCCCAAGCCAGATACAGTCTGCGAG GTCAGTTTCCACTGCTGACAACCAAGAAGGTCTTCTGGAGGGGGATCTTAGAAGAACTGCTCTGGTTTATCAAG GGATCCACAAATGCCAAAGAGCTCTCAGAGAAAGGAGTAAAGATTTGGGAAGCCAACGGTTCTAGGGCTTTTCTGGACAATCTGGGGCTCACCGACCGAGAGGAGGGAGATCTGGGCCCTGTGTACGGGTTCCAGTGGAGGCACTTTGGTGCCGAGTACACGAACATGCACGCAG ATTACACAGGACAAGGCATCGACCAGCTGCAGAAGGTCATCGACACGATCAAAAAGAATCCAGACGACCGGCGGATACTCATGTGTGCCTGGAACCCCAAAG ACCTGCCGAGCATGGCTCTGCCACCCTGCCACGCTCTGTGCCAGTTCTACGTGTGTGACGGCGAGCTGTCGTGCCAGCTGTACCAGCGCTCGGGGGATATGGGCCTCGGGGTGCCCTTCAACATCGCCAGCTATGCACTTCTGACCTACATGATTGCACATATCACAGGCCTCCAG CCCGGAGACTTTGTTCACACCCTGGGAGATGCTCACGTGTACAGCAACCACATCGATCCTCTTAAAGAGCAG CTTCAGCGGGACATCCGCCCCTTCCCGAAACTGAAAATCCTAAGGAACGTGGAAAAGATTGACGATTTCTGCGCAGAGGATTTTGAAATCCAAGACTACAACCCTCATCCTCCCATCAAGATGCAGATGGCTGTTTAA